A stretch of the Bradyrhizobium arachidis genome encodes the following:
- a CDS encoding YdcF family protein, translating into MFFVLSKTLGMVFMPINLLIELGVVGILLLATRFASLGRKLLVVTMALLALCGFAPLGSILIYPLEQRFPAWDAARGAPDGIIVLGGPIDADLSEARNTPVVRNAADRLFATAALARRYPNARVVFTGGSANLIAVDAKEGDYAATILEGLGIAKERMIIERQSRNTQENAQFTKAIVDPKPGERWLLVTSAYHMPRSMGLFRKAGFPVEAYPVDWRVGGRADLLSFNKLSTDGLARTETAAREWLGLVAYRLTGRIDELLPGPGKD; encoded by the coding sequence CTGTTTTTCGTGCTCTCCAAAACCCTCGGCATGGTCTTCATGCCGATCAATCTCCTGATCGAGCTCGGCGTCGTCGGGATCCTGCTGCTCGCGACGCGCTTTGCTTCGCTCGGCCGCAAATTGCTCGTCGTGACAATGGCGCTGCTCGCGTTGTGCGGATTTGCGCCGCTCGGCAGCATCCTGATCTATCCGCTGGAGCAGCGCTTTCCGGCATGGGACGCCGCGCGCGGCGCGCCCGACGGCATCATTGTGCTGGGCGGACCGATCGATGCCGATCTCTCGGAGGCCCGCAACACGCCCGTGGTGCGCAACGCGGCCGATCGCCTCTTTGCCACTGCTGCACTCGCGCGGCGCTATCCCAACGCGCGCGTCGTCTTCACCGGTGGCAGCGCCAATCTGATCGCGGTCGACGCCAAGGAAGGCGACTATGCCGCGACCATCCTGGAAGGACTTGGCATCGCGAAGGAGCGGATGATCATCGAGCGGCAGTCGCGCAACACCCAGGAGAATGCGCAGTTCACGAAGGCGATAGTCGACCCGAAACCCGGCGAGCGCTGGCTATTGGTGACGTCGGCCTATCACATGCCGCGCTCCATGGGCCTGTTTCGCAAGGCGGGATTTCCGGTCGAGGCCTATCCGGTGGATTGGCGCGTCGGCGGCCGCGCCGATCTGCTCTCGTTCAACAAACTGTCGACTGACGGCCTTGCACGCACCGAAACCGCCGCGCGCGAATGGCTCGGCCTGGTGGCCTACCGCCTGACCGGCAGGATCGACGAGTTGCTTCCGGGCCCGGGCAAGGACTAG